A genomic window from Streptomyces sp. WMMC940 includes:
- a CDS encoding DEAD/DEAH box helicase codes for MLHTLAAVFRPAALPRDGRVAFWSPDGKPLPDSAAAGDTPAVPGEITVVRRHGAGIRSRTVPALLLPVADAVPLLAGTRHDTAAHPATACWGAAALHALHLVARGRLLPGLTSTDHDAWRAGPLDADDIAQLRAIAAAMPPEAHATPLPGLRPLRLPEPEALIRAFLDAVADSLPRTPAAEHAAGGPFAATAPQHLPHAREWAAQAAAGMDAGVRISLRLDLSPHELFDTSEDGRDGRQAAAALVQVHSLADPTLVVDAARLWAGEGDEHFGPRARVDAVLALRRAARVWPPLGRLLEREVPDVLPVTEDELYELLGPAATRLADAGIAVHWPRELARTLSATAVVRPTAPGSATDGTPFFESEQLLRFDWRLALDGDPLTEQEMDALAESHRPVVRLRDQWVVVDPELVRKARKRELGLLEPVDALAAALTGTAEVDGERVEAVPEGALAALRDRLTHGPAPLAQPTALAATLREYQLRGLAWLDLMTSLGLGGCLADDMGLGKTVTVIALHLHRAEHRARTAPTLVVCPASLLGNWQREITRFAPGVPVRRFHGQERSLDTGPGGFVLTTYGTMRTSAAEIAARDWGMVVADEAQHVKNPFSATAKALRTIPAPARVALTGTPVENNLSELWSLLDWTTPGLLGPLKTFRARHARTVENNEHTGNEEAVERLARLVRPFLLRRKKSDPGIVPELPPKTESDHPVPLTREQASLYEAVVRETMARIETAEGIARRGLVMKLLTSLKQICNHPAQFLKEDRPRLTARSGKLALLDELLDTILAEDGSVLVFTQYVAMARLITDHLASRATPSQLLHGSTPVPERERMVDRFQSGEIPVFVLSLKAAGTGLNLTRAGHVVHYDRWWNPAVEDQATDRAHRIGQTQPVQVHRLITEGTVEDRISELLQSKRALADAVLGSGEAALTELTDRELADLVSLRRPS; via the coding sequence GCACGACACCGCCGCCCACCCCGCCACGGCCTGCTGGGGCGCCGCCGCCCTGCACGCCCTGCACCTCGTCGCACGCGGCAGACTGCTCCCCGGCCTGACATCCACCGACCACGACGCCTGGCGCGCCGGGCCACTCGACGCCGACGACATCGCCCAGCTCCGGGCCATCGCCGCCGCCATGCCGCCCGAGGCGCACGCCACCCCCCTCCCCGGGCTGCGGCCACTCCGGCTGCCCGAACCCGAGGCGCTGATCAGAGCATTCCTCGACGCGGTCGCGGACAGCCTGCCCCGCACCCCCGCCGCCGAGCACGCCGCCGGCGGACCGTTCGCCGCCACGGCACCGCAGCACCTGCCGCACGCCCGCGAATGGGCGGCACAGGCCGCGGCAGGCATGGACGCCGGCGTCCGGATCTCCCTCCGCCTGGACCTGTCCCCCCACGAACTCTTCGACACGTCCGAGGACGGCCGAGACGGCCGGCAGGCCGCGGCAGCCCTCGTCCAGGTGCACAGCCTCGCCGACCCCACACTCGTCGTCGACGCCGCACGGCTGTGGGCGGGGGAGGGCGACGAGCACTTCGGCCCCCGCGCCCGCGTCGACGCCGTGCTGGCCCTGCGCCGCGCCGCCCGCGTCTGGCCCCCACTCGGCCGGCTCCTCGAGCGCGAGGTGCCCGACGTCCTGCCCGTCACCGAGGACGAGCTGTACGAGCTGCTGGGCCCGGCAGCCACCCGCCTCGCCGACGCCGGGATCGCCGTGCACTGGCCCAGGGAACTCGCCAGGACCCTCAGCGCCACGGCGGTCGTCCGCCCGACCGCACCCGGCTCCGCCACCGACGGCACGCCGTTCTTCGAGAGCGAGCAGCTCCTGCGGTTCGACTGGCGACTCGCGCTCGACGGCGACCCCCTCACCGAGCAGGAGATGGACGCCCTCGCCGAATCCCACCGGCCCGTCGTCCGGCTGCGCGACCAGTGGGTGGTCGTCGACCCCGAGCTCGTACGCAAGGCCCGCAAGCGCGAACTCGGCCTGCTGGAACCGGTGGACGCCCTGGCCGCGGCACTCACCGGCACCGCCGAGGTCGACGGCGAGAGGGTCGAGGCCGTCCCCGAGGGCGCGCTGGCCGCCCTGCGGGACCGGCTCACCCACGGTCCGGCCCCCCTCGCCCAGCCCACCGCCCTCGCCGCCACCCTGCGGGAGTACCAACTGCGCGGACTCGCCTGGCTCGACCTGATGACCTCACTGGGCCTCGGCGGCTGCCTCGCCGACGACATGGGCCTCGGCAAGACCGTCACCGTCATCGCGCTCCACCTCCACCGCGCCGAGCACCGGGCCCGCACGGCACCCACACTCGTCGTCTGCCCCGCGTCCCTGCTCGGCAACTGGCAGCGGGAGATCACACGCTTCGCACCCGGAGTGCCCGTCCGGCGCTTCCACGGCCAGGAACGCAGCCTCGACACCGGCCCCGGCGGCTTCGTCCTCACCACCTACGGCACCATGCGCACCAGCGCCGCGGAGATCGCCGCCCGGGACTGGGGCATGGTCGTCGCCGACGAGGCCCAGCACGTCAAGAACCCCTTCTCCGCGACCGCCAAGGCCCTGCGCACCATTCCCGCCCCGGCCCGCGTCGCCCTCACCGGCACCCCCGTCGAGAACAACCTCTCCGAGCTGTGGTCCCTCCTCGACTGGACCACACCGGGACTGCTCGGGCCGCTGAAGACCTTCCGCGCCCGCCACGCCCGCACCGTCGAGAACAACGAGCACACCGGCAACGAGGAGGCGGTCGAACGTCTCGCCCGGCTCGTCCGCCCCTTCCTGCTGCGGCGGAAGAAGAGCGACCCCGGCATCGTGCCCGAACTCCCGCCGAAGACCGAGTCCGACCACCCCGTCCCCCTCACCCGGGAACAGGCGTCGCTCTACGAGGCGGTCGTCCGGGAGACCATGGCCCGGATCGAGACCGCCGAAGGCATCGCCCGCCGCGGCCTCGTCATGAAGCTGCTCACCTCGCTCAAGCAGATCTGCAACCACCCGGCGCAGTTCCTGAAGGAGGACCGGCCCCGCCTCACGGCCCGTTCCGGCAAACTCGCACTGCTGGACGAACTGCTCGACACGATCCTGGCCGAGGACGGTTCCGTGCTGGTCTTCACCCAGTACGTGGCGATGGCCCGGCTCATCACGGACCATCTGGCCTCCCGGGCGACCCCGTCCCAGCTGCTGCACGGCTCCACCCCCGTACCGGAGCGGGAGAGGATGGTGGACCGCTTCCAGTCCGGCGAGATCCCCGTCTTCGTCCTCTCCCTCAAGGCGGCGGGCACCGGACTCAACCTGACCCGAGCCGGCCACGTCGTCCACTACGACCGCTGGTGGAACCCGGCGGTGGAGGACCAGGCCACCGACCGCGCCCACCGCATCGGGCAGACCCAGCCCGTCCAGGTCCACCGGCTGATCACCGAAGGCACGGTCGAGGACCGCATCTCCGAACTCCTCCAGTCGAAACGGGCCCTGGCGGACGCCGTCCTCGGCTCCGGCGAGGCCGCCCTGACCGAACTCACCGACCGCGAACTGGCCGACCTCGTGTCCCTCAGGAGGCCGTCATGA
- a CDS encoding SWIM zinc finger family protein gives MTPAPPRRTQAAPHRTGRPAREAPHRPDDRRRTFPALAPRPGKDGFATSWWGDAWVDALEDTALDPARLTRGRAYAGRGHVDAITVTPGRVVAYVHGSRPRPYRAEIRLRTLGDDDWERLLDTAAARPDHIAALLDKDVPHALASAADLLPAPGDLIPDCSCPDDGFPCKHAAALCYQTARILDEDPFVLFLMRGRGEQEILAELTRRNAARSAAEHARRRAAPTGHHADDGDDTAPVLATVRARDVLAPRARPPLPPPLPAPPQPGRPPVYPQAAGAPDPLALDLLAGEAAARAHTTLRTGRDPVGGLNLWQDAVRLAAAHPGSGLTASTRTLYTALARADGRTPTDLARAVAAWRQGGLAGLAALEEEWDPPAGPFDRARPALAAADFPHFRPRRNRLSTPSLQLRLGRDGLWYGYESDPGRDDWWPRGTPDEDPVGALTTLLGR, from the coding sequence ATGACCCCGGCCCCGCCCCGCCGTACGCAGGCCGCACCGCACCGCACCGGCCGGCCCGCCCGGGAGGCCCCGCACCGCCCGGACGACCGACGGCGCACGTTCCCCGCCCTCGCCCCCCGGCCCGGGAAGGACGGCTTCGCCACCTCCTGGTGGGGCGACGCCTGGGTGGACGCCCTGGAGGACACCGCCCTCGACCCGGCCCGTCTCACCCGCGGCCGGGCGTACGCCGGACGCGGCCACGTCGACGCGATCACCGTGACCCCGGGAAGAGTCGTCGCCTACGTCCACGGCTCCCGGCCGCGCCCCTACCGCGCCGAGATCCGGCTGCGCACCCTCGGCGACGACGACTGGGAGCGGCTGCTGGACACCGCGGCGGCCCGTCCGGACCACATCGCGGCCCTCCTCGACAAGGACGTCCCGCACGCCCTCGCGTCCGCCGCCGACCTGCTGCCCGCGCCCGGCGACCTGATCCCCGACTGCTCCTGCCCCGACGACGGGTTCCCCTGCAAACACGCCGCGGCACTCTGCTACCAGACCGCCAGGATCCTCGACGAGGACCCTTTCGTGCTCTTCCTCATGCGCGGCCGCGGCGAGCAGGAGATCCTCGCCGAGCTCACCCGGCGCAACGCCGCCCGCTCGGCGGCCGAACACGCCCGACGCCGCGCCGCCCCCACGGGACACCACGCCGACGACGGCGACGACACCGCCCCGGTTCTCGCCACGGTGCGCGCCCGCGACGTCCTCGCCCCGCGCGCCCGCCCCCCGCTCCCGCCCCCGCTGCCCGCACCACCGCAGCCGGGTCGCCCACCCGTGTACCCCCAGGCCGCCGGCGCACCCGACCCCCTCGCCCTCGACCTCCTCGCCGGCGAGGCCGCGGCCCGCGCCCACACCACCCTGCGCACCGGCAGGGACCCGGTCGGCGGGCTCAACCTCTGGCAGGACGCGGTCCGGCTCGCCGCCGCCCACCCCGGATCCGGGCTGACCGCGTCCACCCGCACGCTGTACACCGCTCTGGCCCGAGCCGACGGCCGCACCCCCACCGACCTGGCGCGCGCCGTGGCCGCCTGGCGCCAGGGCGGGCTCGCGGGACTCGCGGCCCTGGAAGAGGAATGGGACCCGCCCGCCGGTCCCTTCGACCGGGCCCGCCCCGCCCTCGCCGCCGCGGACTTCCCGCACTTCCGTCCCCGGCGCAATCGCCTCTCCACCCCCTCCCTCCAACTGCGTCTGGGCCGCGACGGCTTGTGGTACGGATACGAGTCGGACCCCGGCCGGGACGACTGGTGGCCGCGGGGCACACCGGACGAGGACCCGGTGGGCGCCCTCACGACCCTCCTGGGCCGCTGA
- a CDS encoding chaplin, protein MRHIRRTGLVAAMVTGGALAAAGAAHADSGAQGSAAGSPGLISGNAVQIPVHVPVNVCGNTVNVIGLLNPAVGNSCENEGNGGGGDGATGGGAVAGASANDSPGVLSGNAVQLPVDVPVNVTGNSVNVVGIGNAAAGNSSSNSANPPAPPRQVTPPKTVTPSEVRPVTRAPEPQQGPVHLAETGTPASLGLTLPAGAALVLGGAVLFRRSRATA, encoded by the coding sequence ATGAGGCACATTCGCCGAACAGGTCTGGTCGCAGCGATGGTCACCGGCGGCGCGCTGGCCGCCGCCGGGGCCGCCCACGCCGACTCGGGCGCGCAGGGGAGCGCGGCCGGATCACCGGGCCTGATCTCCGGCAACGCGGTGCAGATCCCGGTCCATGTGCCGGTGAACGTGTGCGGCAACACCGTGAACGTGATCGGTCTGCTGAACCCGGCGGTCGGCAACAGCTGCGAGAACGAAGGAAACGGCGGCGGAGGCGACGGCGCGACAGGCGGCGGAGCGGTCGCCGGGGCGAGTGCGAACGACTCGCCCGGAGTCCTCTCCGGGAACGCGGTCCAGCTGCCCGTCGACGTCCCCGTGAACGTCACCGGCAACTCCGTGAACGTCGTCGGCATCGGCAACGCCGCGGCCGGCAACTCCTCCTCGAACTCCGCCAACCCGCCGGCCCCGCCCCGGCAGGTGACGCCGCCGAAGACGGTCACACCGTCGGAGGTCCGCCCCGTCACGCGCGCCCCGGAGCCCCAGCAGGGCCCGGTCCACCTGGCAGAGACCGGCACACCGGCGTCCCTGGGCCTCACCCTCCCGGCGGGCGCGGCTCTGGTCCTGGGCGGCGCCGTGCTGTTCCGCCGGTCCCGCGCCACGGCGTAG
- a CDS encoding DUF2293 domain-containing protein has protein sequence MDPLVVVEPLKRRHCAECRRGPLERLVLEFHAPRCLDCADLGHLVFLARGDAALTRRAREASSLWAVVVRHNRQRTRYERQGLLVEEAALARAEAACLADAEARARRRERDAARRAAEDVRFTARLTAEILRLFPSCPLDRALDVAAHTSVRGSGRVGRTAAGRALDEGAVTAAVRASVRHRDTPYDALLMRGVPRHEARRRVATAVDTMLTAWRATPP, from the coding sequence GTGGATCCGCTCGTCGTCGTCGAGCCGCTGAAGCGGCGGCATTGCGCGGAATGCCGGCGGGGACCGCTGGAGCGGCTGGTGCTGGAGTTCCACGCGCCGCGCTGTCTCGACTGCGCGGACCTGGGCCATCTGGTCTTCCTGGCGCGAGGTGACGCGGCGCTGACCCGTCGGGCGCGCGAGGCGAGTTCCCTGTGGGCCGTCGTCGTACGGCACAACAGACAGCGCACCCGGTACGAACGGCAGGGCCTGCTGGTGGAGGAGGCGGCACTGGCACGTGCGGAGGCGGCGTGCCTGGCCGATGCGGAGGCACGGGCCCGGCGGCGGGAGCGGGACGCGGCCCGGCGGGCAGCGGAGGACGTCCGGTTCACCGCCCGGCTCACCGCGGAGATCCTGCGGCTCTTCCCGTCCTGCCCGCTGGACCGCGCGCTGGACGTGGCGGCGCACACCTCGGTGCGGGGCAGCGGGCGGGTGGGCCGTACCGCGGCCGGCCGCGCCCTGGACGAGGGCGCGGTCACGGCGGCCGTGCGGGCTTCGGTGCGTCATCGGGACACGCCGTACGACGCGCTGCTGATGCGGGGTGTCCCTCGCCACGAGGCCCGCCGGCGTGTCGCCACTGCGGTCGACACGATGCTCACGGCCTGGCGGGCGACGCCGCCGTGA
- a CDS encoding DUF7873 family protein: MAKLNQIIAVEKGVKSKAHQDLTTAHHGLQKPALLAGIARTYQPKDEEGEQLPPESTLVQVKAEDVLRDTARTLTRLFDVTATKDWANCTARADITVDGRVLVADVPVAYLLFLEKQLTDINTFVRKLPVLDAAESWTQDPSTDSWKTEPVKTVRTRKVPRNHVKAEATEKHPAQVEVYYEDIPVGYWTTVKFSGALPARRVNELLDRVEKLQQAVKFAREEANGAEVTDQRVGDAVFGYLFG, translated from the coding sequence GTGGCGAAACTCAATCAGATCATCGCAGTGGAGAAGGGCGTCAAGTCCAAGGCGCACCAGGACCTGACGACGGCTCATCACGGCCTCCAGAAGCCGGCCCTGCTCGCCGGAATCGCCCGCACCTACCAGCCCAAGGACGAGGAGGGCGAGCAGCTCCCGCCCGAGTCGACGCTGGTGCAGGTCAAGGCCGAGGACGTGCTGCGCGACACCGCGAGGACACTGACCCGGTTGTTCGACGTGACCGCCACCAAGGACTGGGCCAACTGCACGGCCCGCGCGGACATCACCGTCGACGGGCGGGTCCTCGTCGCGGACGTACCCGTCGCGTACCTCCTCTTCCTGGAGAAGCAGCTCACGGACATCAACACCTTCGTGCGCAAGCTCCCGGTGCTGGACGCGGCGGAGTCCTGGACCCAGGACCCGTCCACCGACTCCTGGAAGACCGAGCCGGTCAAGACGGTCCGCACGAGGAAGGTGCCCCGAAACCATGTGAAGGCGGAGGCGACCGAGAAGCACCCCGCGCAGGTCGAGGTGTACTACGAGGACATCCCGGTGGGGTACTGGACCACCGTGAAGTTCTCCGGTGCCCTGCCCGCCCGCCGGGTCAACGAGCTGCTGGACCGGGTGGAGAAGCTCCAGCAGGCGGTGAAGTTCGCCCGTGAGGAGGCGAACGGCGCGGAGGTCACCGACCAGCGGGTCGGCGACGCCGTGTTCGGCTACCTCTTCGGGTAG
- a CDS encoding pyridoxal phosphate-dependent aminotransferase, whose product MEFRQSSKLSDVCYEIRGPVIEHANALEEAGHSVLRLNTGNPALFGFEAPEEIVQDMIRMLPKAHGYTDSRGILSARRAVAQRYQALGLTDVSVDDVFLGNGVSELVSMAVQALLEDGDEVLVPAPDFPLWTAVTTLSGGKPVHYLCDEASDWYPDLHDMASKITDRTRAVVIINPNNPTGAVYPREIVEGILDLARRHQLMVFADEIYDQIVYDDAVHHTAAALAPDLLVLTFSGLSKTYRVAGFRSGWLVVTGPKQHARSYLEGLTMLASMRLCPNAPAQYAIQAALGGRQSIHELTAPGGRLREQRDRAWERLNEIPGISCVKPKGALYAFPRIDPEVHPIHDDERFVLDLLLREKIQVVQGTGFSWPRPDHFRILTLPHADDLDAAISRIGRFLSGYRQ is encoded by the coding sequence ATGGAGTTCCGGCAGTCGAGCAAGCTCAGCGATGTCTGCTACGAGATCCGCGGCCCGGTGATCGAGCACGCCAACGCACTGGAGGAGGCAGGCCACAGCGTGCTGAGGCTCAACACCGGCAACCCCGCGCTGTTCGGCTTCGAGGCGCCGGAGGAAATCGTCCAGGACATGATCCGGATGCTGCCGAAGGCCCACGGCTACACGGACTCCCGCGGCATCCTCTCCGCCCGGCGCGCCGTCGCCCAGCGCTACCAGGCCCTCGGACTCACGGACGTCTCCGTCGACGACGTGTTCCTCGGCAACGGCGTCTCGGAACTCGTGTCCATGGCCGTGCAGGCACTCCTGGAGGACGGCGACGAAGTACTCGTCCCCGCACCCGACTTCCCGCTGTGGACCGCCGTCACGACCCTCTCCGGCGGCAAGCCCGTCCACTACCTCTGCGACGAGGCGTCCGACTGGTACCCGGACCTGCACGACATGGCGTCGAAGATCACCGACCGGACCAGGGCCGTCGTGATCATCAACCCCAACAACCCCACCGGAGCGGTGTATCCGCGGGAGATCGTCGAGGGCATCCTGGACCTGGCACGCCGCCACCAGCTGATGGTCTTCGCCGACGAGATCTACGACCAGATCGTCTACGACGACGCGGTCCACCACACCGCGGCCGCGCTCGCCCCGGACCTGCTCGTCCTCACCTTCAGCGGACTGTCCAAGACCTACCGGGTGGCCGGCTTCCGCTCCGGCTGGCTGGTCGTCACCGGCCCCAAGCAGCATGCCCGCAGCTACCTGGAGGGGCTCACGATGCTCGCGTCGATGCGGCTGTGCCCCAACGCGCCCGCGCAGTACGCCATCCAGGCCGCGCTCGGCGGACGCCAGTCCATCCACGAGCTGACCGCGCCGGGAGGACGGCTGCGCGAGCAGCGCGACCGGGCGTGGGAACGGCTGAACGAGATCCCCGGCATCTCGTGCGTGAAGCCCAAAGGGGCGCTGTACGCCTTCCCGCGCATCGACCCCGAGGTGCACCCCATCCACGACGACGAGAGGTTCGTGCTGGACCTGCTGCTGCGGGAGAAGATCCAGGTCGTGCAGGGCACCGGCTTCAGCTGGCCGCGCCCGGACCACTTCCGCATCCTGACCCTGCCGCACGCGGACGACCTGGATGCCGCGATCAGCCGGATCGGGCGCTTCCTGAGCGGATACCGCCAGTAG
- a CDS encoding uridine kinase yields MRLEPITWERLTEAVADRIAKRRADDGSPWLRVAVDGAPAAGTAGAAGALAEALRLRGRAVRVVGTGGFLRPASLRLELGREDPDSFYDGWFDTGALWREVFGPLEPGGSGRVLPDLRDPVTDRSTRSPRIELPPGGVLVLHGPLLLGHWFPFDLTVHLRLSSGALRRRTDAAELWTLPAFERYEQEVSPSESADVVVRADDPRHPAWNAPWEGRDGIGR; encoded by the coding sequence GTGCGACTGGAACCGATCACCTGGGAACGGCTGACCGAGGCCGTCGCCGACCGGATCGCGAAGAGGCGGGCCGACGACGGCAGCCCGTGGCTGCGCGTCGCCGTCGACGGCGCACCCGCCGCCGGCACGGCGGGTGCGGCCGGGGCCCTCGCCGAGGCTCTGCGGTTGCGCGGCCGGGCGGTGCGGGTGGTGGGCACGGGCGGGTTCCTGCGGCCCGCCTCGCTGCGGCTCGAGCTCGGACGCGAGGATCCCGACAGCTTCTACGACGGCTGGTTCGACACCGGGGCGCTCTGGCGCGAGGTGTTCGGGCCGCTGGAGCCGGGGGGTTCGGGACGGGTGCTCCCGGATCTCCGGGACCCGGTCACCGACCGCTCGACACGCAGCCCCCGCATCGAACTGCCGCCGGGCGGCGTCCTGGTGCTCCACGGCCCGCTGCTCCTCGGGCACTGGTTCCCCTTCGACCTGACCGTCCATCTGCGCCTCTCGTCCGGAGCCCTGCGCCGCCGCACCGACGCCGCCGAGCTGTGGACGCTGCCCGCCTTCGAGCGCTACGAGCAGGAGGTCTCGCCGTCGGAGTCCGCCGACGTGGTGGTCCGTGCCGACGACCCGCGCCACCCCGCGTGGAACGCGCCGTGGGAAGGCCGCGACGGAATCGGACGCTGA